CCACGGAATGGTGATGATGAGAATGCAGCACAGTATCCCGGCGAAAAAATAGCCAAGAGCCAGCCACAGGCCGCCAAACACCAGCCAAATGATATTCAAAATTGTCTTCATCTTTCCATTCTGCCGTGCGCCACCGACAAACGCCCCAGGGATCCCCCTGTTTTTACCCTAAAAGCGTGAAACTGTCCCAGAAAACCCGGAGTTTCCGGTGCTACGCTGAACTGGAACGCCCATCACGCAAAGGCAAGGAAGCAATCACCCATGGACTTCGGCACAGTCTTTCTGATCCTCATGCTGGTGCTCATTGCCCTTGCTGTTGGTGCTGCCATTACTCTGGGAGTGCTGGTTTCCCGTGGCGTGGTGGGCCTCGTGAAGATCGGCAAACCCAAGTACGAATCCGCCAAGCGCAGCGCCTTGAAGGTCCGGGCCGAGTCCAGCACGGGCCCTGTTGCCGCTATTCTCAAGCAGCGTGTGGCCCTCGCCGAGTCGCTTGAGGCCCCCCGCCGGTCCCTCGACGTAGCCCAAAGCACCGGCCAGTACACCGGCAACCTTTCCTCGATTTTCACCACGCTGGAGGAGACCGGCGCCGTCATGGAGCACCAGTTGCTCGTCGCCCAGCAGGAACCCGACGCCGCGGTCCAGGGGCTCTACGCCAAGACCCTCGCCGGCCAGGTCGAGCAGATCACGCAGACGGCCAGGGGTGTCCGCAACGCCCTGGCAAGTGCCGCCGCGCCGTCCGGCAGTGCGGATCTGAAGGACCTCACCCGCACCCTGGAAATCGAGGCTACGATGCTGAAAAATTGGTCAAAGACGTACACCGACCTCGGCAACGACTAGCCTGACCCGATGAACGTACTCTCCCGCATCGCCGCGTTCTTTCGTGGCAGGAACGCTGCCAAGAAGTACGACGCCGATGCCTCCTCCGCGGGCCAGCTCACCATGGCGGATGCCCAACTTAAGCAGCAGGCCGCTGTGCAAAAGATGCGTCGAGGCGTCGCCGATGTTTCGGTGAGCCGGCAGCGGCTGGACCTGCAGGCCGCCGACCTCCAACAGGCGCTGGATTCCCTCGAGGAACAAGCGGCTAAGTCCCGTACCGCCGGTGATGAAGGGGCCGCCCAAACTGCCATGCGCCGGCACCTCATCATGGGCGGTCAGCTGGCCGACCTGATGTCCCAACGCGATGCCCTGGCCGAACAAGAAACCATGCTGATCGCCGCACTCACGCAGCTGCAGGCGCGGGTCGCCGGCTTCAACGTCACGTCGGAAACGCTCAGGGCAGCCCACAAGGCGGCCGACGCCAACCAGTCAATCGCCAAGGCCCTCGAGGAATTCGACGACAAAAACGGCCCCGCCAAATAACCCCCACTACCGACGCTCGCTCACATACGGGGCACCTTCTGCGAACGCTCGCTCAGTAGTTGGGGTCATTTCGTAAACGCTCCTGCGGTCGGTGCGAGAACGTTGCCGACAAGCCCCCGTATGTGAGCGAGGGTTCTGGGAAACAGGCCCGTATGTGAGCGAGCGTTCTGGGGATTGGGTGAGGGGCGGCGGGCGGGGGCGTCAGTGCTCCTCGATGTCCCCCGTCGGAACGCCGAAGGTGAAGAGCCTGCGGACGCCTTGGTCGGAGCCGATGCTTCCCACGAGCAGCCGGAATTCCAGAGACACCACACCGGCACCAATATCCGCCTCGGTGACTGTGTACGTGGCGGCAAAGCCATGCATGGAGTCCGGATCCAGGGGCTGCCAGGCTACAACGGTCCTGCTGGCGCCCAGCCCGTCCGCCAAGAACACCGCCACATCCTGCACGGGACCGGAGTTTTCCACCCGGCCAGCAAACGCCAGTACATCCCCGGCCTTGTATCCGGGAATCACCGCTCCGTAGTTCAGGTCCTGCGACTCGCGGTTGGAGAGCACCTGCGGGGCCTCCGCGGAGTAACCCTGGCCCACTTCCTTCCACGCCGCCGGGTCCCAGTCGCCGTCGGTTTGAGTGAGCACAAAACTCTCGCCCACGCTCTCCCACACGGCTGGCCGGCCGGGCGTGATGGAACGCAACACCACGCTCAAGCCGACGCTGCCCGTGAAGGAGGTTCCGGCGTCGTGCGTCAGGGAAGCGGTAGGGGAGGCAAGCAGCTCCTGCGGGTCCACCGACGTGAACACAATTTCTTGGTAGCCCTGGCGCTCGTAAAGCACGCCGATGCGGCCGTTGGGAAGGCGCGTGGCCGTGGAGTATTGCGAGCTTCCCCCGCAAAGTTCGACGGCGAATGGCCAGGTTGCGCCGTTGTCCTGCGAGAGCTTCAGGAGGGTGTTGCGGCGCAGGAGGGGGTCGTGGTTGTGCGTGGCGATGAGCCAGTCGGCGGTCTTCGGCGAGGCGAGGCCGGCGACGGAAGGCAGGCCGTCAAAGCGGGCCACGGAGCCGTTGTCGCTGGGGTCGGGCAGTTCGAAGTGCGGTTGCGCGGGGGACCAAGACCGGCCGCCGTCGGTGGAGAGGGCCGTGAGCCGGTGCGGAGTGGCACGGGAGTGCATCAGGAGGCTGCCATCGGTGCGGCATACGACCTTGTTTTCATTGGCGCCGTCGATGAATTCGCCCAGCGACCAGCTCTCGCCGTGGTCGTCGCTGTAGGCGCTGGCAGCCTTGATTGCGCCCTCGTGCAGGAGCACGAACTGCTGAACGAGGCGGCCCTGGAACGGGCCCGTGTGGAGCTGGATGCCGGCGCCCGCGGCGGCGAACAATCCTGTGACACCCTCGCCCTTGAGCATGGCCGTGAGGCGGCGGTGCTGCCAGGTTTCGCCGTCGTCGTCAGAGAAACTGAGGTCCGCGTGCTGAATGGCGTCCTGATTGTCCAGGCCTGCGGCTGCCTCAAAGAAACCGGCGTGGGTGCCGGCCGCATGGAACATGAAGATGCGTCCGGTGACGGTGTCGACGAGCAGGCTCGGATCCCCGTAGCCGTCCAGGCCAGTGCCGGTGCGGACCGTCTGCTGCGGGCCCCACGTGGCGCCGTTGTCGGTGCTGCGCCGGAGCAACAGGTCGATCGGGTTGGGGAGGTCGTCCAGGTTGGGGCGGCCGTCATAGGCGGCCAGGATGGTGCCCCGTGTGGAGACCGCCAATGCGGGGATGCGGTATTGGCGGTGGCCGGCAACGCCACGGCGGGCAAGGACAATTTCCGAGGAGGTAGGACGTTTCATCACATGACCAGCTTAGTCACGTTTTCTTGCTGTTTGTTGGGCGCCCGACGTGTCAACGCCTCGTCACGCGGGTGCCCTCGCGGCCAGGCAACAAGGATCCAGCCGTGCCTAGATCCAGCCCTGCTGCCACGCCTTGTCGGCGGCCTCATGCCGGGATGCGGCATTGAGCTTCATCATGGCCGAGGACAGGTAGTTGCGCACCGTGCCCGGGGCCAGGTGCAGCTGCTGCGCAATCTGCGCCACGCTGGTAGTGGTGCGGCTGACCCGAAGCGTTTCCAGCTCCCTGTCGGTCAACGGGGAGCGTTCGGCCGTCAGGGCGGCAGCGGCAATGTCGGGATCGATATAGCGCTTGCCGGCTGCCACGTCTCGGATGACGTGGGCCAGCTCCTGCGCCGGGGTCGACTTCGGCACGAACCCTGATACCTTGGCGGCCAGGGCCCGCCGCAGCACCCCGGGCCGGGCGTGTCGGGTGACGATGATGACCCGCGTGTTGACGGTGGCAAGGATCCGGGCCGCAGCCTCGAGGCCGTCGGCTTGCGGCATCTCCAGGTCCAGAAGGCAGATGTCCGGTTGGGTGGACACGGCCAGCTCTGCTGCACTCACACCGTTGTCGGCGCTCGCCACCACCTCAATGTCGGATTCCAGGCCAAGGAGTGCCTCCAAGGCACCCCGGATGAGATGTTCGTCGTCGGCAATCAGCAGCCGGATAAGGCGGCTGTCCTGGGCGTCGGTCATGGCAGTGTTCCTTTAGTGGGGACCCATGCCTGCAATTCAAAGCGACCGGTGTCCATGGACGTTTCAAGTGTGCCACCCAGGGCCTCGAGGCGTTCCCGCAGCCCGAGCAGGCCGGTGCCAGTGCCCGGTATTGGGGAAACGGCCCCGTTGTTGCTGATGGTGAGGGACGCCCCGCCAGGCGATGCTGCCAGCGTGATGGCGGCCGTTGTGGCGTCGCTGTGCCGCAGAATATTGGTGGTTGCCTCACGCACTGTCATGGCCAGGGCCTTGTGCGCGGCGGGGCCTGCCGGGACGGGGGTCAGCTGCAGTTCACACGCGGCGCCGGAAGCCGTGAGGACTTCGCGGGCATTCTCCAGCTCATTTTCCAGGGACGTTTCGCGGTAGCCCGAGACCAGCGTGCGGGTTTCCTCGAGGGCCTGCTTGGCAATGAGCCGGGTCTCGTGGATGTTGGCGCGTGCGGCGTCGACGTCGATGGGCAGCAGCCGTTCGGCCAGCTCGGATTTCAGCGCAATGACCTGCAGGTGATGGCCCTGGATGTCGTGCAGGTCCGCGGCAAAACGCAGCCTTTCCTGTGCGACGGCGAGTTCCCCCGCCATGAGCCTGTGCCGGTCCAGTTCCACCACAACCCGCCACCACCACAGGCTGCTCAGCAGCACCAGGGGCATGCCCGCCGCGTAAACCAGGAGCATGCGCACGCCGGGATTGTCCGGCACGCCGTACGCGGAGCCATTGACGAGAGCGTAAGCAAAAGGATGCAGCAGGGCAGCGGCGAGGCCGGCACCCAGAACCGCCATGCGCTGCCACGTGGGCAGCAGGCAGGCGAGCAGGCAGACTGCGAGCCAGAGCGGGAGCACCCACAGCGGGGCATCGGCAGCCACGAACAGGCCCAGCACCCAAACCACGGCAGCGGGCAGAATCAGCGCCACCGTCCACACCGTGCGGGGGAGTCCGCCGCCCAACCCCGCCCGCAGGAACCAGGCGTAGCGGACCTGGGTGAGAACAGCGGCAAGGAAAGTGACAAGGAGAAGCCCGGAAACGACGTCGTACGTGGCATTAAAGGACTCCACGGCCAGGCCCAGCAGCATGGCATCCAGGACCACGAGGATAAACACAATGGAACCCAGCGTGTAGGTCCAGGTGGTGCGCACGCTGCGGCCGAGGGTGGCGGGAGGCTGCGGGATTTCGGGGGTGGGCATGGGGTTCAGTTTAGGGCAATGACATTTGTCATGGATTCCGTGTGCAAAGTGCATGGGAAGCGGTGACAACAACGCACTGTGCGGGCGGAGGCGCTCGCGGAAGGATTGAATCATCAAGTTCTTCCGCCTTTTGAAAGTAGTCACCATGATTGAATCCCTGCAGTCCTTCATCTCGTCCCTGCCCCCGATGATGCAGTGGATCGGCGTGCTGCTCATCGCCGCCATTCCGTTTGTTGAATCCTATTTCGGCTCGGCGGTGGGCGTGATTGGCGGGTTGAACCCCGCGGTTGCCATTAGCGTGGCGGTGGTGGGAAACATTGTCTCCATGCTGATCTTCGTCCTCAGTGCGCACGGGGTTCGGGCCAAGGCCACCGCGGGCAAGGCGCCGAAGGAGTTGACCCCGCGCCGGGCCAAACTGCGCAACGCCTTCGACA
This genomic interval from Arthrobacter sp. PAMC 25486 contains the following:
- a CDS encoding sensor histidine kinase: MPTPEIPQPPATLGRSVRTTWTYTLGSIVFILVVLDAMLLGLAVESFNATYDVVSGLLLVTFLAAVLTQVRYAWFLRAGLGGGLPRTVWTVALILPAAVVWVLGLFVAADAPLWVLPLWLAVCLLACLLPTWQRMAVLGAGLAAALLHPFAYALVNGSAYGVPDNPGVRMLLVYAAGMPLVLLSSLWWWRVVVELDRHRLMAGELAVAQERLRFAADLHDIQGHHLQVIALKSELAERLLPIDVDAARANIHETRLIAKQALEETRTLVSGYRETSLENELENAREVLTASGAACELQLTPVPAGPAAHKALAMTVREATTNILRHSDATTAAITLAASPGGASLTISNNGAVSPIPGTGTGLLGLRERLEALGGTLETSMDTGRFELQAWVPTKGTLP
- a CDS encoding exo-alpha-sialidase, with the translated sequence MKRPTSSEIVLARRGVAGHRQYRIPALAVSTRGTILAAYDGRPNLDDLPNPIDLLLRRSTDNGATWGPQQTVRTGTGLDGYGDPSLLVDTVTGRIFMFHAAGTHAGFFEAAAGLDNQDAIQHADLSFSDDDGETWQHRRLTAMLKGEGVTGLFAAAGAGIQLHTGPFQGRLVQQFVLLHEGAIKAASAYSDDHGESWSLGEFIDGANENKVVCRTDGSLLMHSRATPHRLTALSTDGGRSWSPAQPHFELPDPSDNGSVARFDGLPSVAGLASPKTADWLIATHNHDPLLRRNTLLKLSQDNGATWPFAVELCGGSSQYSTATRLPNGRIGVLYERQGYQEIVFTSVDPQELLASPTASLTHDAGTSFTGSVGLSVVLRSITPGRPAVWESVGESFVLTQTDGDWDPAAWKEVGQGYSAEAPQVLSNRESQDLNYGAVIPGYKAGDVLAFAGRVENSGPVQDVAVFLADGLGASRTVVAWQPLDPDSMHGFAATYTVTEADIGAGVVSLEFRLLVGSIGSDQGVRRLFTFGVPTGDIEEH
- a CDS encoding PspA/IM30 family protein, coding for MNVLSRIAAFFRGRNAAKKYDADASSAGQLTMADAQLKQQAAVQKMRRGVADVSVSRQRLDLQAADLQQALDSLEEQAAKSRTAGDEGAAQTAMRRHLIMGGQLADLMSQRDALAEQETMLIAALTQLQARVAGFNVTSETLRAAHKAADANQSIAKALEEFDDKNGPAK
- a CDS encoding response regulator transcription factor, with translation MTDAQDSRLIRLLIADDEHLIRGALEALLGLESDIEVVASADNGVSAAELAVSTQPDICLLDLEMPQADGLEAAARILATVNTRVIIVTRHARPGVLRRALAAKVSGFVPKSTPAQELAHVIRDVAAGKRYIDPDIAAAALTAERSPLTDRELETLRVSRTTTSVAQIAQQLHLAPGTVRNYLSSAMMKLNAASRHEAADKAWQQGWI